Genomic window (Phragmites australis chromosome 5, lpPhrAust1.1, whole genome shotgun sequence):
GGGAACTGTTCGGCGGCGCGCGCCACCTCACCCTCTTGATCTTCTCGCCGATCTCCAAGCTGTGCAGAACGTCAAACTGTACTAATAGGGGTTAATAAAACGCTCGACAATTTACACCTATTGGGAAATACAACTCCACATGTACGGCTTATTTTACCTCCGTTGAttctattatttattatatgatttttttatctaccttttcaacatgaatttcaatacaaataaataattCTGATAAACCCTACGTTCTTATATCTAGTTGTACttcggcggcggtgctccgggcTCCGGCGGAGTCCGTGCGCTCCAGCTCCGAACGAGACCTCGTCTCTCGCGtggaaaacaaaaaaagggggggggggggggggtgggggttCAGCCCGTCCGTGCAAGAACCACACGCTTACCTAAGATGCGAGACTCTTACGTCGTCTTCGTCGGTCCTTCGGAAGAGGATGGCACGGCCGGCGTGGTCACCGGTGGCCAGGTACTCGCCGCAGCCGTCGAATTCGGTAGCCGAGACTTCGTCCGCTGCAGCACGGCGTGCAAGCACCGATTAGTTCAACAAACAAGCGGCCCTGACGTTCGACATATATATTGATACATATATACCGTCATCTTGGAGCTTGCCGTTGTACTGGCCTCCGGCCGCGGACCTGGGAGAACTTCCAGTGGAGGGAGTTGGGAGGGCCGCGGGTCTTGTGAGCCGGAAGGGGAAGGAGCTACGGAGCTCGTGCTCCTTCGCCTCCTGCCGGTGCTCCTCATCGTAGCGACCTATACGCTAGCGATCTTTGTGGCGTTGCCCTGGTAGTCTGATTTTAGAGCATCCATAGGTACTCACCTGTAATTATCGTCATATTGGTTCTTTCTTGTGCTTTCGTCCCCGTTGGGTGCATCGCAGCCGTACATCTCGCCGGGGCAATCGTCCATGGTACGTCTCTCGCCGTACATCCGGAACCGATGGCTCCAAGAGAAGCACCCAAAATGTAAGCTGTCCTGGTACAAACTTGCATGTCAAAAAAAGACCATGAGTTCTTGACATCCCAAAAAAAGGGGCAAAAAGACCACAAAGAACAAAATGAACTGCTGCTGTGCGGTGGACGGGCATAACACTGCTTCAGTGCGTGTTACAACTGGTACTGATCGTTCAGATTATTTCAACCAATAAATAAGCAACATTACGTCAATAATATACAAATGCTGCAGCACGCTTTGGATACCACGTGATAGTACCGCTCGTACGCTCTACACTTTCATATGAATCGCTGGACCAAATTTTACCTCCGCTCCATGCATGGTTGCATGCTCGATGGGCAACAATAAATCAGGACAACAATGCTCATAACCGCCGCAAAAGAACAAAACTTTGTTAGCCTTCTGACAGAAGTCGAGGGAGCTTAACTAATTCCCATGTTCCTCAAGTTGGACTAGCTGCTACACATGTACAGGTTCTGTGTAATCCTCCAGCGAGAGGCCCTTACCCACTTCCAAATGGCTACGTACTAGTCCAGCAATGAGAAGACCGGAATTCCCTTCGCGTTGAAACTTGCACATTTCGCAATCAGTTCCTGCCCAATCTCAAAATCCTTTTGGCCATTTGCCTGTAATATATTCTCCAGAATTTTCAGTAACAAAAGTCAatagaaaagaaacaaaagatacaGGGGTTAACAATCTACGATATAGTGGTTGCATAATGGCAGTATGAGGGGAAAAATGAGCTTGCTTTCCCAAGAGCTGGTATGAAGTTACCTCAAATTTATGCATGCCGCGCACTCCATCACTCAACTCAAGTACTAGTCCATAGGCTCGGACCTGGTAGACCTTTGCTGTAACTACGTCACCCAACTTCATAGACCCAGTTCGGAACTTTGTGGGGCTCGAATACTCCAGGTCCAGAGTGTTGCTAGCATCCTGTTCTGGAACCTCTGACACACTAGCTTCCAGCCCGTTACTCCCAGATTTCTCAGCCTTTACCTTCTTAGTTTTCTTGGGAGTTGATGCGCCTGAGGCTTTCTTAGCTGTAGCTATCCTAACCTCCTGACGTCCGCTGGCTGGTTTAAATGGCCTAGGAGATGACTTCGCAACCATTGTCTGCTTCTTACGACCATTCGCAACGTCTTGGGCATCACAGTCAGCAGCGCTTCGAATTATAACTGAAGGAGTAGAAAATGCAGGTGCCTCCTCAGCAGTGCCATCTTCATGTTTGCTACTGGATGGCTCAGCACCAGCATCCACGCTGGGCATGTTCTCTACAGCAGCCCAACCAACAACTTCTTGTCTTGGCAAAGGATCAGAATCTTTACTTTCCAAATCCTTCTTGTTACACAGATGGGGTAAGGTTGATTTAAGTGAAAGTTTAATGTTACCCCTCACATCCTGTCCAATACATCTCAAAGAGAGCATTTGGCCAACAGATACAACATCTGAGACTTTTGATACCTGcaggaagaaaagaaacaatTGATGAAAAGCTGGTTTGCCAGTATTCAATCCAGCAAATTACAATGGAGCAGTTATCAATATAATGTAAGATGCAACAAAAACTCTGCTTGTAGTTCAACAAAGGGAACTTTATCCTATTTGAGAGCCAAATATTCAACTGTTTTCAGCAAGTAGTTTGGAGCTATAGTGTAGATATTTGAATAAAATTGAGCAATCGAAAACCTATTTTCAAGAATTAATCAAAACAATCTTAGTAAATAAAACATGGAATACAATCAGCCGCAATCCAACTATTACGAAATCTCATGAGAAATACCGGTTCATGTGACAACTCAGAAATATGAAGTAGGCCTTGTTGTCCACCATTGAACTCCACAAAAGCGCCATACTCCTTGATTGAGGAAACAATTCCTTTGTATGTCCGGCCAACTTCAATTTCACGGCCCACAAGGAATTCAACCTACAAAGGAGTAAGGTTGGACTTCGTTATATGAAGATTGTTGCTCCCAACCACTTGCACTTTTGACATTCTGATTAGCACAAACTGAGATCGTTTGTAAAGTATAAGCAAGGATTATGGAGGCTTTCATAAGCAGGTGTCAAAAGAACTAGTACCTTCTCGATAGCTTTATCCATAACTGGTTGGGTTTTAGCAACAATAGTGACTGTACCATCACTGACTGATACCCGTGCACCTACGAAAATGGAAGAGAAACATTAGCTACAACAAGTAGCTGAAGAAAATATAGCCAAGCATAGTAATTAGTAACATAAAGTATACTCATTCATTTAAACATACAAGTCGACCAAATGGAAATTGGTGATGAACTATGTTAAACTTCcgggaattttttatttttatcacaGAGATGCAAACACATAACCCAAATCAGTGAGACAGCCAATGCGAAAAACAAAAGAGGGTCACAGCTTACTGGCACAATGGGACAGCCCCTAAAACGTAATGAAGTAATATATACTGACCTATTATCAAATGAAAATGTCTCTTCTTTTACTattactttttttctttttttacacaTACTAGACCCTCTTGTGGCTCTTGttaggtttcatctctagcctaacAATAGCCCAACTGAAGTCCTGAGGACATAAACCCTGTAATCAACTAATGCTAGAAGATGGATTAATCTTGTTGTCCTTACTCCTTACAAATATCAGTGGTTTTTTTCCCTTTCATCTAATCTGAGCTATTGAATATATATTTCTCAATGTTGCTTCAAGCAAATATcaatttgattaaaaaaagaaataataatGTGCAGTTAGGTTCACCAAAAAACACTATTTCCTAAATTGTAAAAACTCTAGTTCATCCATAAATATCTTATAGGATGACATCAATCATTCTTAAACAAGAGCATAAAAAAAGGAACATGAATAAAGGCAGGTATACAGATAGATTGATACCTGTTTCTTGCTCAatttttttcctgtggaaaagCAATTTCCTAAGAGAATCACTGCTGAAGCTAAGTGTAGCTGCAAACAGAGGGTCAGTTCTGACCTTAATAATATCACGCTAGCCACAAAAACAACAAAGCAAGTGCGACAAACCTAATCGAGGGGCACTTCCATCATTAATAGCACGTGCAGTACTTATTTCCTGGTCCATGCAGTCAAGGATTTGATTTCGAGCCTTTCGTGCAGGCTCTAAACTTTCACATATTATATGCAATGGTATTCCAGCAGGTTTTATATCCAGCTGAATAGCAGTAATACCTTTCCTTGTTCCTGCAATTTTGAAGTCCATGTCACCCAAGTGATCTTCAAGGCCCTGAAAATCATCAATTATCATGTCCACTGCAGTATCAACATTTTGTCGTTTTGTGGAAACATATACACATGGACGACAAATCAGTAATGTTCTTTGAATGAAGTGCATCAAAACACTTACCAAAATATCCGTTAATAtgcgataattagaaatatgtcCAGTCGTTGGGTCTACTTGACTGACAAGACCTACTGAAACACCAGCAACATGTTCCCTTACAGGTATCCCAGCATCCATTAAAGCCATGCTTCCTGTGAGTCACCATTTAGACGTGCATGAAAAGCAAAGCATTAAGAAAACAAAAATTCTAGCAGTTCATGGAAATCACAATGACACTAAAAAGGTAATTTATATCAAGATTCCTTACGAAAACCAAAGAAACCTAATGAAACTGATGCAAGCTAGATAAAATTATTTCTTATGGCAGTGAAGTATATGGTCTTGCAAACAAAGGCTCCTGCAAATGAGAGAATGACACCATGCTGCCAACCTAGAGCTAAGTTCCACTAGCCAAAAACTGTAGAGCATTAAGAAATGTCAATAAATGACGTAATTCATACAAAATGCCTTCTCAAAGCCATGATTGAAAGAGCATAAGTGTTTTGTTTCATTTAAGTATAAAAGCACCATCATAAGGGATAAATGATGTGTACCTCCACATACTGATGCCATTGATGTTGAACCATCAGAGGCCATGACTTCCGAATTTACCCGAACAGTATAAGGAAAATCACTTTCTGGAGGAAGCACAGCAAGCAATGCTTTCTCTGCAAGAGTGCCTGCACAATGGTACAAAATAAATAGTTCCGTTGCTGATATCCGTCTCACTTCAtcagaaataaaataaatgcaAGCTAGATGAAATTAAACAAGGAGGACAGAAGGGGGGAAAGGGAGGGGTGggggttgtgtgtgtgtgttggggCGGGGGGTATGGGCCAGGATATTAGACATATACATTTAACTTTGACTTCAGGTAAACAAACTCATTTAATCTGCACGTGGAAGATAAAGTAAGTACCATGTCCAACTTCCCGTCGATTCAAACCCCCACGTTTAGCAACTTCATTTATTGAAAATGGTGGAAAGCTATAGTGGAGCATGAAACGCTTTGTTGGAGGGCCAACAATTGAATCCAATCGCTGAGCATCACCAGGAGTACCAAGGGTAACTGTACATAAAACCTACAAGGATAGTACTGGTTATTTGCATGGGTATATATACAATAACTTGATTGAGAAAGTATTGTTAAGTTCCTCCAGAACTAAACAAATAATACTTTGTGCATGTGTTGTTGTATCATTTTGTAGAAGAGTGTGTGtggagagatagagagagagagagagggtgcaGGTAGGGGGGAGAACCTGCGTATCCCCACGCGAAAACAGGGCAGAGCCATGCAATATTGGATATGCGCTGGATTCGCAATACAATGGCCTCACTTCATCAAGTTGTCTACCATCCACTCTAAGTCCCTTCTCAATTATTCTTTTACGTATAACCTGCACAATAGGACACAAGTTCCTTGTCAATTAAAattacaaaagtgatccaataaGAAAATAACACTGCATGAAGTGGTGTCAAGGATAGCTGGGAGCAGTAGACCTCAGCCCATTAAGATCATACTTGaataaaatttgcaaaaaaaaaaaatcagaaatttcCATATACTAATGGCTAGCAATATCTTCAGAAACTATGGCAGAATCATTTGTGCAGGAAGTGCATAAACACAGCTATGTTGTTGCATCAGCAGCATAAGGACTAACATTGCACAGCCATTTGATATCCCACACACATGATATCAATTAGCTATAGACTATgctctttttttcctctctttctttgCTACAGTTTACcaaagaaattaatttggtcTACCTGTTTTCTCACTGTGTCAACTGCCTTGGAAAGAAACTTCAGGCTGTCCTCATCATTCTCTTCTTCAAGCTTTGCTTTCACAGATTGTGTGATTTTTTCTAAGGCTTCTCCTCGCTCAAACTGCAAGAAATGAAAATACCCAATAAATTCATGATGtgataaaaaaagaaatgcatcaaACTTCTTACTGGTTGCTGTTAAAACAAATAGGGGTTTTAAAACAATTGGTGAAGACTTAATGTTTTGGTTTCCCCCTCCATCAAGCATAAGACAAAAACAAAATATAGGGTCTGTTTGAGGTTGCTGTGTTGTACTGTGCTGCACTGCAGAACCTAGTTATttacaagaatatttgccaATTCTACTGCAATTTTTGCTGTTACATATCCAAAAAAAGGCTTCCAACTAACAATTACACCCAAAATTAGAAATAAATAAGCACTTTTGAAAGGCCACCACAATGCCAAACGAAGCCATAATCACCTTGCCATATGCTGAATCAGTGAAGACTTCCTCAATGGGTGCTTCTGATAATGTTCTAATTTTCTCATACGATTGATCTGAAATCAGTGATATCTTGtattctttcttctctttgcCAGCTCGCTTGGCCAATCTGATTTGAGGGTCGATACATTGAACTGCCTGAGAGTAAAGATGAATCCATGAGAATATATTTGCAGTGCATCAACAAGTAAAACATAAAGAAGAATACCTCAGAATGTGCACGCTTCATTCCTGCCTTAAGATCCCTTTCAGTTATTTCACGAGCTTGTACGTCTATCATTAAAGTTTCATCTCGTGAACATGCATAAACAAGATTGAGATCACTCAAACCTAACTGCAAAGCACAGTAAAATACACAAAATGAGTCAACTACTCAACCGGACAAACTTCTATCAATATAGAACATACATGGCCACGCATATGCTGATAAAGTTAGTTATGCCACAGAAAGGATTCCTATCAAATTCCCCTGAAAAAGAGGGGTGGGGTGAAGACCACCATGATGCTTTCAAATCCTCCTAGGATATATCAGATCCACATGCAGTACAAATGTAAAATAACATGggtgttagaatatatggtaaGGATCCGGATCCTTTTGGATCcttaccatatactctaacaatGGGAGCAATGCATGCACGATTCGGGATAGATCAAATTATTCCCTGTGGTAGTAACCGATTCATATTTACCTCATCCACTGTTGGATTCAAAACAAAGTTTCCATCAATTCTCCCAACACGTATTACTCCAATGGGACCATTCCAGGGTATATCAGATAGCATCAGTGCAGCTGAAGAGGCATTTGCAGCCATCACATCTGGATCTTGCTTTCCATCTGAGGAAAGAACATTTACCATGATCTAGAAAAAGGACAGAACATTATCAATGAGTTGCAGTGATTTGCAAACTTCAAGATTTGACAAATCATGAGACAGAATACCTGAACTTCATGGTAAAATCCAGGAGGAAACAATGGTCTTATTGGTCGATCAATTATACGCCCACACAGAAGTTCTCTTTCCTTAGGGGCACCTTCCCTGCGCATATATGTTGTGGGAATAACACCTTGAGCATATTGTTTCTCTTGATAATCAACCTGCAGGCACAAAACCAACGACGTATAAGGTGAAGAAACACCATAGAGAGTAATCACTAATCAGATGAAGCTTTTGCAATCATTTCAAACCCGATATCCTTCCAACCAACATAAAGCATTATAATTGGTGACTGGCATCAGATTCCAATTTCACCAATTTCTTAATGAAATGCCAATTGGCTCATGATTGATAGGCTAAACAACTATTACTACTTCTGCAACCCAAAACATGCTTGTAAAATGTGAAACAAGTCAATAAAACTTCATCCGTGAATACAAAAAGGGAGCAATTATGGCAGTATAAAACTTGTAACTTCGTTACTGATCCAAATTAAACATTCTGCATCAACTCAAAGTTCGTCTACGTTCAAGTAACCATATCAAATTGCAGGATGCCTAAGCGGGAGCAGATGAATTGGGCATTCCTTGTATAATTCAACGCTTTCGTAAACTCACACCACAATCATATTAAACATGTCCGATAATGATCCGTACAGTTAATGGGAGGAAGTCCCGGACGGGCTCGGAGGActtggcggcggcgacggtggcgaGGACGTGAGTGTCGTCCATGGAGATCACCACGGAGCCGTTCGCGAAACGCGCCACCTTGCCGGTCTCGAAGGCTATGGTGCGACCCCCGATCTCGAACTCCTCGCGGAAGCTCTCCAGCACCTTCCGccccggctgcggcggcggccgcggcgcgtCCGcagcggcctcctcctcggccgcgCCGGAGAGGAATGCCGCGCGGTCGCCGGGTACCGCGAACGGCGCGGGcaggcggaggcggtggcgccGGCGCGTGAGGAAGCGGAGGGAGGCCAGCGCCATCGACATGGTGGCGGGCGGCGAGCGGGGGCAGGAGCAGGAGAGGGTTTTGGTTAGGGTTTAAGAGAGAAAATGGTTGGGTCTCGCCGTCTCCGCCTTGGGTGCGGCGGAGTTGGTTGTCACGATTGATAAACCATGTAGTAGTTATAAATGTT
Coding sequences:
- the LOC133919328 gene encoding polyribonucleotide nucleotidyltransferase 2, mitochondrial, which translates into the protein MSMALASLRFLTRRRHRLRLPAPFAVPGDRAAFLSGAAEEEAAADAPRPPPQPGRKVLESFREEFEIGGRTIAFETGKVARFANGSVVISMDDTHVLATVAAAKSSEPVRDFLPLTVDYQEKQYAQGVIPTTYMRREGAPKERELLCGRIIDRPIRPLFPPGFYHEVQIMVNVLSSDGKQDPDVMAANASSAALMLSDIPWNGPIGVIRVGRIDGNFVLNPTVDELGLSDLNLVYACSRDETLMIDVQAREITERDLKAGMKRAHSEAVQCIDPQIRLAKRAGKEKKEYKISLISDQSYEKIRTLSEAPIEEVFTDSAYGKFERGEALEKITQSVKAKLEEENDEDSLKFLSKAVDTVRKQVIRKRIIEKGLRVDGRQLDEVRPLYCESSAYPILHGSALFSRGDTQVLCTVTLGTPGDAQRLDSIVGPPTKRFMLHYSFPPFSINEVAKRGGLNRREVGHGTLAEKALLAVLPPESDFPYTVRVNSEVMASDGSTSMASVCGGSMALMDAGIPVREHVAGVSVGLVSQVDPTTGHISNYRILTDILGLEDHLGDMDFKIAGTRKGITAIQLDIKPAGIPLHIICESLEPARKARNQILDCMDQEISTARAINDGSAPRLATLSFSSDSLRKLLFHRKKIEQETGARVSVSDGTVTIVAKTQPVMDKAIEKVEFLVGREIEVGRTYKGIVSSIKEYGAFVEFNGGQQGLLHISELSHEPVSKVSDVVSVGQMLSLRCIGQDVRGNIKLSLKSTLPHLCNKKDLESKDSDPLPRQEVVGWAAVENMPSVDAGAEPSSSKHEDGTAEEAPAFSTPSVIIRSAADCDAQDVANGRKKQTMVAKSSPRPFKPASGRQEVRIATAKKASGASTPKKTKKVKAEKSGSNGLEASVSEVPEQDASNTLDLEYSSPTKFRTGSMKLGDVVTAKVYQVRAYGLVLELSDGVRGMHKFEANGQKDFEIGQELIAKCASFNAKGIPVFSLLD